Part of the Oncorhynchus tshawytscha isolate Ot180627B linkage group LG23, Otsh_v2.0, whole genome shotgun sequence genome, GTACATTAAATATCAAGTTGCAGATGATTTAGTCTCTATAGTCAGACTTTTAACTATGTGTATGCTCTCCCACAGCAGGAGCAGTGGTATACCAGTACCCAGGGTCACTAACAGTGGCAGAGGGTACCAATGTGACGTTTCACTGTGACATCAGTGAAATGGGAGGGGAATGCTCTTATATCGTATGGGTGCAAGTGGGACCTATGAGAAAGCTCACACTCTGGCCTCAAAAAACCTACAGTGTCCACACCAACACGGCCTGCCTCCTGAACATCATCAATGCCAACAGGACAAGTGTGGGCATCTTCTACTGTGCCCTGCTTAATGGTGCCATGCTGAACATGGGCAATGGGAGTGTGCTGGAAGTCTCTGGTAAGATCAGATGCTTCTCCATGGTTTATATTAGTGTTCATATTTTCGGGTCCTGGGAGGTATACATTTGGTAGTTATGCCATGTCATGTAATGTCCTCTGTCTTTCAGACACTATCACCTCTGAAGCTACTCTGGAGGTCCTGGTGCCTGTGGACTGGCAGGAGGCCCCCTCATCCCCAGTCCCACTCCTGTGCCTGGTGTCTGGACTGGATCCCAGTCAGGCCAAGGTGTactgggaggtggaggggaaggtTCAGTCCTCAGAGCGTTTACCTGAGGTTGAGTCAGAGAAGCCAGCCACTGTCAGAGTCCAGCTCTCTGTACCTGGCCATACCTGGGCTGAAGGTGAAGAGATCACCTGTGTTATGGAGAGCACCAGTGGGGTGAAGATGAACAAGACAGTCAgcaggatgggtaagagagatcgCCCCAGGGCTATGGGTTGCATTTGTTTAGAATGTCTTTCTGTATAAGTTTAAAATTATGTAGAACTCTTATGTGTCAAAATAAATTGTGTATTTTTAGGAATGGGGAGGTCCAGACAGGGAATGTTTCTGGCCATCTCTTTGGGCGGCATGTGTATCCTTCTTTCTATTGTGGTGATTGTCATCACCTTGTATGTCTGCAGACTGAAACACGACCCTCGTAAGTACTGTTTGATTAGTTATTCATGATTGATGACTTTTCTACATCTATAGCAGCAGTATATTATATAGGCTATCAATAGTATCTTTAACATATTGTATCATAATATTTCCAAAGGAAAGAAAAGATTTCAAGCCTATGAGCACAACCAGGACGGAGCACAGGTAAAATaacttttttaaataaatgtttgtgTATTATACTATTCTTAGTATTATTTTTGTGAGATTTTACTATTACTACCTTTTCTGCTATTACAAtttgtaatgatgatgatgatggtgttttcTTGTCATTCAGGGTCTGACCGAAGTGCAATATGCCAGTTTAAAGTTTGGAGCTGGTCGTGGGAGACCCTTACCTACAGCCGCAGCTAAAAACAGACAATATAAGTAGGCTAAAGCTGGCCTAGTAAGACCTTACATGTGAATTACATTTTCTACAAAAACATAAAAGAAGTGCTTATTCATTCAGGGTCATCGGTTTGTCAAAATGCTCCTGTGCTTTCTTGCTTATGTTTTCTGACCTACTTATTTGAGTCAATGATGTAAGGATTTTTGCCTTTAGAATTAGGAACTTATTTAGTCAGATTGTGTTGTCATTTTACAAGCTTTGTGATTAAAAATCATTTGTCTTGTTGAAATAATAGCCAAATGTAAATTACATTTAAGACAAGTTTAATTTATGGAGTGAACTCATTTCTCTAGTCATATGCTGATGAGATTTTTGTGATAATAGTCAGCAATAAAAATGAGTCACAGATGGAATCTTTTTAATCTCCAACATAAATAGCACATCCTGTTTGTTTCACATAATGCTCAGCATGTTCAACAGCACAGCTCCATTTGATGGTAAGCATTTTTGTCCAAATGCTCTGCCTCTTAGTATTTAAAAATATCTCACAAGTTAGGTGCGTTCTATAACTTAAATGATGGAGCATCTTTCATCTCTGTGATGTTGCAACACAAACCCACAGATTTACatcattttagcagacactcttacccAAACACAGATGGTGTTTGACCTTAAGCTATTTGAAAGTGGAAATAATTTATGtattatctatttatttatttaacctttatttaactaggcaagtcagttaagaacaaattcttatttacgattacagcctaggaacagtgggttaattgccttgttcaggggcagaaggaaagattgtcagcttggggatttgatctagcaacctttcggttactggcccgacgctctaaccactaggcgacctgtcGCCCCAATCTATACAGTATTCATATTCTGTATTATTAGTTTATGGTTCCCATACACACTGGCTGTAAATCAATAATTTTATTGTAGGCTGTGCCAGTTTCCTTCACTTGACATATCGTTATGTTGCAGACACTGTCCACCAGAGGGTAGTAAAAGAGGTATAACTTAGTTTCTGTTTAAATGCTCCCTGAGTAAGCAGAGGCCATTCAACccgccaggtgccatagcagtccaTAAACCATAAACCTGGACATTTTGACTGCCATTGTAAAACATTGGAGTTTTAGAAACTGACCAGTATATAGACTGCTCTAAAATACTTTATCTAAGTCCCCCTTTTCTCTTCAAAAGATCAACCAGCTGCTTTCACATGAGACTTTCTTAAAGTAATTGATGTCAGATTGAGGGGTATGCAGTTGTGCTATCTATAAAATAAGTGTTGACACTGAGCATATTTGTAGACTGTTTGATAATCAGTGTATAGGATCATGGGAGGAAAATTGAGGGGAATTGGGGAGAGGGGTTAACATTTCTCAATGTGTGCAGGGACTAGATGAGGAACCAttgtaaggaaggaaggaatggtgATTTTTGGCTCCTGCCCCCTTCCCCCGTCTTGATAGGAATGCGTGAACTCCTTTCCTCCTGCTCAGTTTGATGATGTCATGGCTTGTGCATGTCCCTTTGGCACAGGCTCTGCCAGCTGCTGAGCTGAGTTTGTTGCAAAACAGACACAGCATTATTTCCATGTTTAAGAGCTCCGTCGGGGTGGGTTAAAACATTGCCTTTAGGTGGATCAttcttctctgtcttctccttctatCAATGCTTACATTGTAGGTAGACCTGTTGACATTAATCTTTAGTGAGTGAAAGAAAGTAAAAGAGAAGCATTTGATATAGATTATACAGTAGTTTCATATTTTATATTCTGCCCTATGGATAGACAGGTTCAAAGTTCTTGTTACAGTACCACTCTTAAGAACATATAGAGAGGTATGAATTATCCCTTGCGTGAGTTTTTCATTTTCCACAGATATCAAAAGTACAAAAGCCTCTTTAACTGTTAAAGTGAAATATTCCAGCATTAATCTTCCTCAAACACATATTAAAAAGCCATGTATTGGTTTAGAAGAAAAAATAAACTATCCTtattcagaacatctgctaaatcTATTCTGACATAGACACTGGAAACATTTTCCAGGTCAAAGTCCTGCTCCAAATATTTGGAAAAGACAGTCCGGAGAGTTTACCACAGTTTGTTGGACCAATTTGACCACTGTTTCTAGAATAATTACAACATTCTGATAAATATTGCACCACAAAAACATAGGGGGAGCACATATGTTGAATTATATTTCTAATGGCAAATGTTGTTCAAAGTTCTATTGTAATAGATAGAATATTGTTAATCATACATCATTTTGATATCAAAGGACTCAGGATATCAATGGGCCGGGGTGGCTAGTTTCAAAAACGTCTAGACAGAACGTTCTTGAAGTCTGGAGTCTGACAATAAATGTAAACGTTGTCAGTGGCAACGAGAGGTATCACTTCCGAGTGAAAGGTCGTTCAATTATTTCAAGATGGCTGTTCCCTCGCAGATGGCAACCTCTGAGCTGTACTGCTGGGAAGGCGACTGGGGTTTACCGTCTGTCGACACTGAGTGTTTAATTGTATTGGTAAGATATCTATTATGATGTAATTCCAGAAATATCAACATTGCAAGATAGCACAGCTTGGCTGCCTTCCTATTCAGTTGCAAGCTAATGTCAATGCTCATGACGTTGGCTTGGACATCACATCCCTCACTGACATGGCTATTTATTAGTTGTCTAGCTATTTGTAATAAACATTTCACCGTAATTAACGGTAAGTGTATTTACATGCTAGTTAACGTTATATGGGCTGCTACTATGTAATTACACTGCAAGGTGAACATTGTTACGTTAGTATCTACGGCTGGCTATCTGGCTAACTTATACCCCTTTCAGACACTTTTTAAAAATTGGCTGAAAGGTTATCAATTGTCGCTATCGACCCGTTACTATAGCGGCGTCCTAACTACCAACAACAGCAGCATGCACTGGCACTTTGCAAATAAATCTCACAAGAATGTAGATAATCGAATGTACCTAGCTAACTAAATCAATGAAAACAAGGTGTAGGTAAACAGCTGTAAGTACAGTAAACCTTcactctgcctgcctgtgtgtctcaGTGAAGGCTCCTCAGATGAGGacggggaggaccatcctactcagtgaatttcagaaaaataCAAATAGTGAAGCATAtataaagttatcctttttagatgatAGAACTATACTAGAGATATATTCAAGTCACCAAATGACTGATTTAAAACAGTGTTTTGCAATGAAGTTCTACAGTAGCCTTAACGGCACCctatagggtagcaccatggtgtaggcAGAGGACAGTTATTTTCCATCCTCCTTtgtgtacattgacttcaatttAAACattggaggctcatggttctcactcactttcatagacttacacagtaattataatGACTTCCGGAGGATGTTCTCCAACCTATTAGacctcttgcagcatgaactgacatgttgtccatccaatcaaaggatcagataattaatctagtacCGCAAGCAtacgctacagctagctagcactgcagtgtataacatttggtgagtagttgactcagagagaaagataacagttttgaaaacatttatttattaaaaaattAAGGGGAAGTagtagagtgagagagcgagggtGAGCTAGCTATATTTTTTAGTTAGTTtacctttcacttacttagctagctagctaatgcagctaatttagcctactaaacaacctgactcaaacagagaggaatgctatttttatgttagctagctagctagctaaggcgATCctagtcaaggtaagctttcggttgtattaatttattgccactggagcccgtcggtgtaactgctaaactgcttgctgttcactggactgtgtgattgtacacatggattggattgtgggtttactcatatgttagttctagtagctatgttgactatgacgttaacttatatggtgacaacgatgtaggctgtgtagcGGTTAGCATAAGCGATTATCGTATGACTGTTTGGCATGTcggtttttttttctttttttttcctggtcacagacagatgtatgaagggaaaaggagagaggatgagaccgTGTAGATGCGAATAGGATTTATTCAATGAGCATTGTGATGATGCTGTATggggctgctatgaaagtgaactgtgtgtgcgggagatcaggggtgtattcattccaccgatttcTGTtgtaaaatgtttcttaaacggaatGAAATGGGGATGGACCTACCGGAATTTGTCAAATAtaaactgtttggactaatgattgaACCCCAGATCAGCTAGATACAGGCAAGATTGTTccaggcggtattgaatgtgtcactgtctgtcacctcgaGTACTCCAATTTGTCTCTCAGCCTGTGCACCTACATTATACACTTTCATTTGTAGTCTAGGTTGTAGCAACGATGGGTATAGGGCACATTTTTGTATCATGTAgaagcctaaacctatcaatgttacattgagctggatgAATGGAATGgtaatgacagtcatccaatatgctgtaatagaaatggccatgctcataaaaaatatgaaaaagtCCTCCCTAATCCTAAACTGCACCGACCACCACtggtgtgagtgtttttggttttactatccttgtggggacattttgtcagtccccacaaggaaaatgGCTATTTTAATCttagtggttagggttacaattagggtttgggaaaataggatttgaatgggaatcaattgtttagAAAGGAAAggatctagtcagttgtacatctgaatgcattcaactgaccCCACAAGGAGAGTAGAACAAATGTGTGTTGCCATACAATATTCTGCAACACAGCTATACTAATAGGCCTAGATTCAGAAACAATGGCATTAAAGCAACTAGCTACATGTTGTGACACCCAAAGAATCCTAATAATTATTAGACTGGACAGTTTATGACCTGTCATCTTGTAGGCTATCCCTAACTACTGGTGCCAAATGTTTGAACGTGACTGATTACCAATCATGAATTATGAACATTACAATCataatccattatttattttttgttatcctttatttaactaggcaagtcagttaagaacaaattcttattttcaatgacggcctagtggcAGAAATCAATGacggcctgttcaggggcagaacgacagatttgtaccttgtcagcttgggggtttgaacttgcaaccttccggttactagtccaacgctcaccactaggctaccctgccgccccagcaaCATAGGAATGCAGCATAGCCTAACATATGATTAACCACACAGATCATGCAGGTGTTCGGCTACCCTCCCAAAGTTATAGCCCTAAAGTTGACAAATGAAGAAGTGATGAAGGAATCTGTGCAGTGTGCAATCTTGGAAGACATCTGGATCGAAGATAAGGCTATTCTTAAGGCTATTGTCTTACATGCACCACTCTATACACAGCTTTTAGGGGATCTGGCTTTATTAGCTAACTCTTGCTATACAATGCAGCAAAGGCAATTGTAACTGTCTTTAGCTCCCCCCTCAGTTTCTTACAGGAAATTCCAGGTATGTCCATCATGGTACCCATGTATACAGTCATGGccagagaatgacacaaataattaatttccacaaagtttgctgcttcagtgtctttagaatagaggtcgaccaattatgatttttcaacgccgataccgattaatggaggaccaaaaaagccaataacgattaatcggccgatttttatttatttatttattatttatttatttgtaataatgacaattataacaatactgaatgaacacttattttaacttaatataatacatcagtTAAATCAATGTAGCCTCAAGTaattaatgaaacatgttcaatttggtttaaataatgcaaaaacaaagaaggagaagaaagtaaaagtgcaatatgtgctatgtaagaaag contains:
- the LOC112222837 gene encoding uncharacterized protein LOC112222837, with the protein product MCSSWMQVTFLLVHLIVAGAVVYQYPGSLTVAEGTNVTFHCDISEMGGECSYIVWVQVGPMRKLTLWPQKTYSVHTNTACLLNIINANRTSVGIFYCALLNGAMLNMGNGSVLEVSDTITSEATLEVLVPVDWQEAPSSPVPLLCLVSGLDPSQAKVYWEVEGKVQSSERLPEVESEKPATVRVQLSVPGHTWAEGEEITCVMESTSGVKMNKTVSRMGMGRSRQGMFLAISLGGMCILLSIVVIVITLYVCRLKHDPRKKRFQAYEHNQDGAQGLTEVQYASLKFGAGRGRPLPTAAAKNRQYK